In Deinococcus ruber, one DNA window encodes the following:
- a CDS encoding GNAT family N-acetyltransferase yields MKLQTMALHHAPLLHQLYLDTPDYFALLGTNPPSLGEVERDVQTALFDPRRRLELLYRHAGTSDGQTLQNSELLGSLDYKLDFPEPGDVTINLLLIRGDLQSGGLGRQAVHLLEKQLPSGTVRLLASVLGENPRAVAFWERLGFSFATDARPVMTWYAKPLGNARLAPKAPVLTPVL; encoded by the coding sequence TTGAAGCTCCAAACGATGGCGCTGCACCACGCGCCGCTGCTGCACCAGCTGTACCTCGATACTCCAGATTATTTTGCGCTGCTGGGCACCAATCCGCCGTCATTGGGTGAGGTGGAACGCGACGTACAAACCGCCCTCTTCGATCCGCGCCGCCGACTGGAACTGCTGTACCGCCACGCGGGAACCTCAGACGGTCAGACACTTCAGAACAGTGAGCTGCTGGGCAGCCTCGACTACAAGCTCGATTTTCCCGAACCCGGCGACGTGACCATCAATCTGCTGCTGATTCGCGGCGATCTTCAGAGCGGCGGCCTGGGCCGACAGGCAGTGCATCTGCTGGAAAAGCAACTGCCCAGCGGTACTGTGCGGCTGCTCGCCAGCGTGCTGGGCGAAAATCCGCGTGCCGTGGCCTTCTGGGAGCGGCTGGGCTTTTCATTTGCCACAGACGCCCGCCCGGTCATGACGTGGTACGCCAAACCGCTCGGAAACGCCCGCCTAGCGCCGAAAGCACCCGTTCTGACGCCGGTGCTGTAG
- the argB gene encoding acetylglutamate kinase has translation MIIKYGGNAMKSVELRRVVAREIGELRRELPVVVVHGGGPVIERELTVRGIESRFVDGLRFTSPDAMDAVEMALCKLNKELSQDIGDAVGLMGRDSELLRGELLDRTRYGRVGQVTGVNTALLHTLLAAGITPVLGCLAVDADGEVMNVNADTSAGAVAGAMQQGIVFLTDVAGVYRAFPDPASLAAELTRAEVVKGMEDGWIAGGMIPKVGAALSALDAGAPFAVIASGMQAGVLAAAVGGNAGTRLIP, from the coding sequence ATGATCATCAAATACGGCGGCAACGCCATGAAGAGTGTGGAACTGCGCCGCGTGGTGGCCCGTGAAATCGGGGAACTGCGCCGCGAGTTGCCTGTGGTGGTCGTTCACGGCGGCGGCCCGGTCATCGAACGCGAACTGACGGTGCGCGGCATCGAAAGCCGCTTCGTGGACGGGCTGCGCTTCACGTCGCCGGACGCGATGGACGCCGTTGAGATGGCGCTGTGCAAGCTGAACAAGGAGCTGAGTCAGGACATCGGAGACGCGGTGGGCCTGATGGGACGCGACAGCGAGTTGCTGCGCGGCGAACTGCTCGACCGCACCCGCTACGGACGGGTCGGGCAGGTGACGGGGGTGAACACGGCGCTGCTGCACACCCTGCTGGCGGCGGGCATCACCCCGGTGCTGGGCTGCCTCGCGGTCGACGCAGACGGCGAGGTGATGAACGTCAATGCCGATACCTCGGCGGGCGCGGTGGCCGGGGCCATGCAGCAGGGCATCGTGTTTCTGACCGATGTGGCGGGCGTGTACCGTGCGTTTCCCGATCCTGCCAGCCTCGCCGCCGAGCTGACCCGCGCCGAGGTGGTGAAGGGCATGGAAGACGGCTGGATCGCGGGCGGCATGATTCCCAAGGTGGGCGCGGCCCTGTCGGCGCTGGACGCGGGCGCACCCTTCGCCGTCATCGCCAGTGGCATGCAGGCGGGCGTGCTGGCAGCAGCCGTCGGCGGCAACGCCGGAACTCGGCTGATTCCCTGA
- a CDS encoding MmcQ/YjbR family DNA-binding protein codes for MQTVAEVRQRCQSLPGSQETFPFDAHTLVMKVGGKMYALLALNSDPLSLSLKCDPERAEALRAAFEQITPGYHLSKRHWNTLRLDGTLPAELVTELLVHSHALVVASLTRAQRAALNGRQAADVTTL; via the coding sequence ATGCAGACGGTGGCCGAGGTGCGTCAGAGGTGCCAGAGCTTGCCTGGCAGCCAGGAAACCTTTCCCTTCGACGCCCATACGCTGGTGATGAAGGTGGGCGGCAAGATGTACGCCCTGCTCGCACTGAACAGCGACCCGCTGAGCCTGAGCCTGAAATGTGACCCAGAGCGGGCCGAGGCCCTGCGAGCAGCATTCGAGCAGATCACACCGGGATACCACCTGAGTAAGCGGCACTGGAATACCCTGCGGCTGGACGGCACGCTGCCCGCCGAACTGGTGACCGAGTTGCTGGTGCACAGTCACGCACTGGTGGTCGCCAGCCTGACGCGGGCGCAACGGGCGGCCCTGAACGGCAGACAGGCAGCGGATGTAACCACGCTGTAA